The following is a genomic window from Actinomadura sp. WMMB 499.
ATGCTGTCGGCCGGTCCCGGTGGCCTGGCACCGCACGTCCAATTCGTGGCGCTGCTTGCGTTCCCGGCGATGATCCTCGGCGGGCTGGACTCGCCGGCCGGGGCGGTGGTCGGCGGGCTGCTCATCGGTATCAGCCAGAGCCTGGCCGGGCGCTACTTCGGTGACTGGTTCCCCTGGCTGGGCAGCGGTTTCGACCAGGTGTTCCCGTACGTGCTCATGATCGCCATCCTGCTGGCCCGGCCGTACGGGCTGTGGGGCACCCGAGAGGTACGGAGGGCTTGACGGTGGCGTCGATCGCAGACACCCGAACGGCGGTTCGCGGCCGGATGGCACGACGATCGTCCGGTCCGCCGACCGACTACGCGGCTGGGCTGCGGCTGTTCCCGACCAGGGCGGCCAAGGTCCGGATCGCGCTGGTGGCGCTCGCGGTGGTCCTGGCTCCGTACCAGCTCACCGACGACTGGTTGCAGGTTCTCGCCATCTGCGGCTGCTACGCCGTAGGCGGGATCGGGCTCAATCTGCTCACCGGCTATGCCGGGCAGGTCTCGCTCGGCCATGCCGTACTCGTCGCGGTCGGTGGTTACACGGCCGCGGCGGTCACCGAGAAACTGTCGCCGGCCCTGCCGCTGCCGCTGTGGCTGCTCGCCGGCGCGCTGGCCGGGGCGGGAGCGGGCGCCCTGATCGGCCCGTTCGCGCTCCGGCTGCACGGCCACTACCTGGCGATCGTGACGCTGGCCCTGCTGTTCATGTGCCACTGGCTGTTCAACCGGTGGACCTGGCTGACCGGCGGCGGCGAGGGGGTCCCCCTGGATCCGCCGCTCGTCCTGGGCCCGTTCGACTTCGCCGACCTGGAGCCGTTCGGGTACGTGGCGCGGCAGCAGGGGGTCTTCCTGCTGATCTGGCTGGTCGTCGGGCTCGCGGCCCTGCTGGCCGCCAACATCGCCCGGGGCCGTCCAGGACGGGCCATGCAGGCCGTACGGGACCGGCATCTGGCCGCCGAGGTCTGCGGCGTCAGCCTGCTGCGCTACAAGATGGGCGCCTTCGTGTGGTCCAGCGCGTTCGCCGCCGTAGGCGGGGCCCTGTACTTCGGCTGCATCCAGCAGTTCATCACCCCCGACGCCGTGACCGGGGTCGAGGGGCTTGTCATGTCGATCACCTTTGTCGCCGTCATCATCGTGGGCGGCATGGGCACGATCCACGGGGCCGTGCTCGGAGCCCTGATCGTGGCCGGGCTGCCGCAGCTCATCAACCGCAACAGCGGGTGGTTGCCGTTTCTGGGCGAGGACGGCGTGATGAACACCGACTCCTTCAACAACCTGCTGTTCGGGCTGTTCATCGCGGTGTTCCTGATAGCCCAGCCGCTCGGCGTCGCGGGGCTGTGGCGCCGCACCAAGAACTACTTCCGGCACTGGCCCTTCTCGGGCTGACCTGACCCTTCACCCCACCGGCCCTATTCAGGGCCGACCCTCCACCCCTTTCGAAAGGTAGGCAACCGTGCAGCGCTCACGATGGACCTCGGCGGTCTGCGCCCTCACGGCCGCCGCGCTCGTCCTCACCGGCTGTGGCCGGGACGACTCCGGCTCCGGCGGCAAGGGCAAGGCGGGAGAGCCGGCCAAGGTGCCGGGCTTCGATGGCAGCACGATCAAACTGGGCGCGCTCGTGCCGCAGAGCGGCCCGGTCAAGGTCGTCGGGGATCCGATCCTGGCGGGCAACCGCGCCTTCTGGGAGGCGCTGAACGCCAAGGGGGGCATCGCCGGCAAATACAAGGTCGAACTGGACGTACGTGACAACAAGTACACCCCCCAGGAGACGGTGATCCAGTACGGCGCCATCAAGAACCAGGTGGTGGCGTTCCAGCAGATCCTGGGCACCGCACCGCTGCAGGGCGTGCAGGCCCAGCTCGCCCGCGACGGCGGCTTCTCCTTCGCGGGCACACTGGACGCCATCTGGCACAAGGACCCGCACCTGCTGGCGCTGTTCGCGCCGTACCAAATCCAGGCCGCGAACGGGATCAGCTACTACGTCAATGAGATGGGCGGCAAGGGCAAGCCGGTCTGCACGCTGACCGCCGACAACTCCTTCGGCAATGCCGGGCTGGACGGCGCCGCACATGCGGCCAAGGAACTCGGCATCACCTACAAGGCGCAGGCCAAGTTCACGTCGGGGCAGTCCGATTTCGGCAGCCAGGTGGACCAGCTCAAGAAGGCGGGGTGCGCCGCCGTGTGGCTGGGCGCGGTGCCGTCCGACACCGCCGCGATCCTCGCCAAGGCCGCACAGAACGGGTTCGACACCCAGTGGATCGGCACGGCGGTCTCGTATTCGGCGTCCTTCGCCGGTACCGCGCTCGCACCGTACCTCGAGAAGAACTTCATCGCCGCCATCGAAGGTGTGGCGTGGGGAGACCGGTCCGTGCCGGAGATGAAGCTGTTCACGGACGCGATCGCCAAGTACGCGCCGCAGCAAAAGCCCGACCACCAGGCGCTCTCCGCATGGCTTCAGGCCAGTGCGCTGAGTCAGATCCTCACCAAGGCGGTGGAGCTGGGCGACCTGTCCAAGCCGGGCATCCTGGCCGCCGCGGCGGCGACCAAGACGATCAACATGGGCGGCATCGTCAAGGACCAGAAGTACGGGACGCCCGCCGAGCGGGAGCCGTCCCGCTACACGACGATGTTCAAGATCACGCCTGAGACGCTGGCCACGAACGCCGGGCTGGCGGTGCTCGCTCCCAACGCCGTCAATTTCAGCAGCCCGGCCGCCAAGTCCTACAAGTTCGACCTCGGGTAGCCGTCCACCGAACGTGGTGACCGCAGTCGGATGATCTTCGATCGGCGGAGGGGCCTCCGGCCCGGTGCGGATGGCGGCATCCGCACCGGTATCCGGAGGCCCTCCCGCCGCCCGGCGTTACTCCGGACGGCACCCTCGCATTCCCCACCGCCGTGGCGACACTGACCGTGCACGCCCCGGGAAGGGCCTTCTCGGCGAATGGCCGGAACCGTTCGGTCAGCGGCCCGCCGGACGGCCGCCGCCGTGAGCTACCGCAGCGTGACCGGGGGCTCGGTTTCGACGCGGGTCAGCTTCTCGGGATTGCGGACGTAGTAGAGGCCGGTGATGCGGTCGCCGTCGGCCCGGATCGCCATGATGCCGTCGATCTCACCGTCCAGCCGGACGACGAGGGCCGGGCCACCGTTGACGATG
Proteins encoded in this region:
- a CDS encoding branched-chain amino acid ABC transporter permease, which encodes MARRSSGPPTDYAAGLRLFPTRAAKVRIALVALAVVLAPYQLTDDWLQVLAICGCYAVGGIGLNLLTGYAGQVSLGHAVLVAVGGYTAAAVTEKLSPALPLPLWLLAGALAGAGAGALIGPFALRLHGHYLAIVTLALLFMCHWLFNRWTWLTGGGEGVPLDPPLVLGPFDFADLEPFGYVARQQGVFLLIWLVVGLAALLAANIARGRPGRAMQAVRDRHLAAEVCGVSLLRYKMGAFVWSSAFAAVGGALYFGCIQQFITPDAVTGVEGLVMSITFVAVIIVGGMGTIHGAVLGALIVAGLPQLINRNSGWLPFLGEDGVMNTDSFNNLLFGLFIAVFLIAQPLGVAGLWRRTKNYFRHWPFSG
- a CDS encoding ABC transporter substrate-binding protein, with the translated sequence MQRSRWTSAVCALTAAALVLTGCGRDDSGSGGKGKAGEPAKVPGFDGSTIKLGALVPQSGPVKVVGDPILAGNRAFWEALNAKGGIAGKYKVELDVRDNKYTPQETVIQYGAIKNQVVAFQQILGTAPLQGVQAQLARDGGFSFAGTLDAIWHKDPHLLALFAPYQIQAANGISYYVNEMGGKGKPVCTLTADNSFGNAGLDGAAHAAKELGITYKAQAKFTSGQSDFGSQVDQLKKAGCAAVWLGAVPSDTAAILAKAAQNGFDTQWIGTAVSYSASFAGTALAPYLEKNFIAAIEGVAWGDRSVPEMKLFTDAIAKYAPQQKPDHQALSAWLQASALSQILTKAVELGDLSKPGILAAAAATKTINMGGIVKDQKYGTPAEREPSRYTTMFKITPETLATNAGLAVLAPNAVNFSSPAAKSYKFDLG